One Halostagnicola kamekurae DNA segment encodes these proteins:
- a CDS encoding thymidine kinase, giving the protein MHAITNGGWIEVITGSMFSGKTEELLRRLRRAEIAGQEVVAFTPAIDDRYGETTIGSHDGRSWDATPIDPETDLEAVFAACNGEEVVAFDEANFFSNSLVDVCERLAADGRRVIVSGTDQTFRGEPFDPLPHMVAVAEYVEKFRAICAVCGEPATRNQRLVDGEPAHVDDPTILVGAAESYEARCRHCHTLRED; this is encoded by the coding sequence ATGCACGCGATCACGAACGGCGGCTGGATCGAGGTAATCACGGGGAGCATGTTCTCGGGCAAAACCGAGGAACTCCTGCGTCGGTTGCGCCGCGCCGAGATCGCCGGACAGGAGGTCGTCGCCTTCACCCCCGCCATCGACGACCGATACGGCGAGACCACGATCGGCTCTCACGACGGCCGCAGCTGGGACGCGACGCCGATCGACCCCGAAACCGATCTCGAGGCCGTGTTCGCGGCGTGCAACGGGGAGGAGGTAGTCGCGTTCGACGAGGCGAACTTCTTTTCGAACTCGCTGGTCGACGTCTGCGAGCGACTCGCGGCCGACGGTCGGCGGGTGATCGTCAGCGGCACCGACCAGACGTTCCGCGGTGAGCCGTTCGACCCGCTTCCGCACATGGTCGCCGTCGCCGAGTACGTCGAGAAGTTCCGCGCGATCTGTGCGGTCTGTGGCGAGCCCGCGACGCGGAACCAGCGACTCGTCGACGGCGAACCGGCACACGTCGACGATCCGACGATCCTCGTCGGCGCGGCCGAATCCTACGAGGCGCGCTGTCGTCACTGCCACACACTCCGCGAGGACTGA